The sequence CTTTCGCAGcattctctctcactctgcCCAGCTAGCAATCGGAAACCATTCAGCACAGGTTTACCGGAGAGGAGTTGGAATGTACTGACCTTGGGATCGAACTGTACACACGCGATCCTCGCTGGCGTTTTGCTATACAGTGGTGCCGGAGATGGGCCCcgagaaggtggtgaaaGTGGAGTGCTCATCGTCCTGAATATCCGACCAAGACGTCgtcggagaggaaggagcagCGCCAGTGCGGAGTGGTGTATATTTGGGTATGTAGAGATCGGAGCGGAGTGGACGTGGTCTGGTTGTGATACTGGTGAGAGATGCGAGCTCATGAACAAGGACTGTACGGAATTTCGCTATCAGTAGTGAACGCAGAACGGGTCTGCAGCTGTCCGAGCGATATGGTGCCCCGTACAATGGCACGTCACTCCACCACGTGTCTGTCTGTTGACCTGGATCGGCGTTATttcacacacacatacacataGGCGGAGTTATTTCTCTGTGGCAGCCACCCATGGGGTATGACCCTGTGGTTCACCgtatcgtcatcaccaGCAAAGCAGGTCGTCCGTTCCTCCCGTGCTGATCCCATTCATCCCATCATACAAAGGTCCATCGTCTATACTCGACATACCTCGTAGCCACCCAAAACCACCTCTGGCCTAGTCGGAGACAAGCCATACAGCCCGCACTTGTCGCCCATCTCGTTCACTACGATCAACTCCCCCGCCTATCGCGTCACTCTGTGAGGTGACATCAGCCAACCATTGAACCCTTATCTCGAAGTCAATCAAGCTATTCTCACCCATTCTGGATTGAGTATTCTCATTCCGTCTTCCTTTAAACAGCTTTTAGTCACCGGCACTTCACGATGTCAGTCGAGCTCGATCCCGCCACGACCTTGGGCTTCCCTCGTGAGTGCACGTTTCCGTTTGGTATGACCCAGCATCAAGAACAAAGTGGAATGTCAACCCGTCCATGGTTGGGGCACTTGACATTCCTAGGGGATCATCAATTCGTGCTTGAGACACCTGATCTGGAGTCTTCGAGAGTTcccgctcttcttctgccctATGATGGTCGCCTGTGAGACGGGATGCTGACgctcctttccctcccgATAAGGCCCTCTCACTACTGTCGTCAAGCGATCCCTCCTCATTCACAACCGGAACCCTCACCCAGTCGCCTTCAAGGTGAAGACTACCGCTCCCAAGCAATACTCTGTTAGACCTAACTCAGGACGTGTCGAGGCTGGACAGACTGTCGAGGTTTCAGGTGAGCTTCGTTTCCCCTACACCCTCCATTTCAGCTCTTTCTTTGGCTTTGTCCACAAAGAAAGGTAGGACTATACTAACGAGTTGTACGGTTGTAGTCCTGTTACAGCCATTGGCTAACGAACCCCCTCCCCATGCAAAATGCAAGGACAAGTTCCTTGTTCAATCAGCATACATCTCGccagatgaggagatgcaCTCTTTAGCAGATCTAGTGAGTCATCGGTCtaccttctccatcgtctcGAAGGTGCACACTAACAGGAACCACAGTGGGCAACTACcgagaagaacaacaaATCAGCGATCCACGAACAGAAGATCAAAGTCGCTTATATTGCTGCCGAGGACGGATCCACCAACGCGAACGGCATTCccgaggaaggagaagagggaacTCCCGCTGCAGGTGAGGCGAGCAGGATCGAGGATTCGGTGAGTGTTCCTCTTATATACTTCTCAAGTCCTTGCCGGAGGGCTGCAGGCTTGACAGAAGATTGTCTTTACCTATTTCATCCTGCTGCAATCCTCTCAAAATGCGTTCGGTTCACTTCGTGGTCAAATAACGATCGTCAACTTGAATTCTTTGCTTGATCGATTTCATCATCCTACTTTCCTTTGATGGACCTGTCTTTGTTTTCGTGTCTCCGCTGTATCAAGCACAATTGCCCCAACGACGGCTTTACAAGATGGACTACCAAACCTGACAAGGATTATTATCCGGATCTCTTCCGCAACGCCGGATATTCCTACTGGGAATTCGAAAAGCCTGTTTACAAGCCTGTTGTCTGTCGTGTTCATACCCCCTATTTCGCTGCTACTTTTGTGCATGACATATATACCCACTTGAGCTCTGATATTCCAGGACGGGCACTTGCTGACAATAATCTTTGTACCATCTCCAGGCGATCTTCAGCCACGCTCAATCATCgccttctcaatctcatgcccttcctcctgctcaaGACAAGCCCATCCCCGTTCCCGTCGAAGTGTCGAGTCCTTCCCCTGTTCCCGCTTCCACACCCAAATCTGCCACTCTGCCTTCTCTTGGCCCCGCAGACGCTGGTGCCACCAACGTCGCTCTTGAGCAGTCCCTCGCTTCGACCACCAGCGATTCCGAAAAGCTATCGGTCGCGctcaaggagatcgacaAGCTCCGTGCTCAGTTGGATGAGGCCCGTGGTCCCCAAGCTATCGGTCTgcggaagaggggaagCGCAGCAGTTGCTGGCGCTGAGACCGCTGTGGAGAAGGCTAAGGAGGCAGTCGGTGTTAGCGGAACGCAAGGTGTCCCTCTCGAGGTCGTAGTGGCTTTGGTCGTTGGAGTTTTCGTTATGACGTATCTGTTCTTTTaggttggaagagatgaggaaagTGAATGAAATTGAAGGTTATACGTGAATGAGCAGGTAATGCGGTGGCGTACGAGTAGGGTTGGCGCTGTAAGATAGATTGAGCGATGCAGGTAGCTGTGAAGTTGGAATGATCGCTTTTGATGAATTGATCAAGTCTGGCATGGGGCTCCTGGTGGAGGCTGTTCACCTTGTGGAAAGGTCGATCTCAATCAAGGTACGACGATCGACAAACATTACCAAAGGCAATCAATCGCTTTGTCGTTGTTGCtatcgttgttgttgttgttgttgttgtcgttgttgttgtcgttgttgttgcatACTTCCGTTACTATCCTCATAATATACACTCAAAGATGGCACCGAGACGAACAGTCAAACAAGAACATATCAAACAGGAATCCAAACCCAGCCTGATGGACAGTCAACCCGCACCTGCCCGAGTAATATACTGGCATCGAACCGATCTTCGTCTGACAGATTCACCCGCTCTAACCACCGCTCTATCAATACCGAACATCGAGTCATTCTGGCCGGTATGGTGTTTCGACCCAGAATACGTGTACAGACATAGAGTAGGGTTGAATCGGTGGAATTTCCTCCTGGAAAGTATGGAGACGATCAGCGGGGAGTATAAGAGATCGAATGGGGATCAGAAACTTTGGGTTTTGAGGGGTAGACCGGAGTTGGTGTTGAAGAGGGCTTGGAAGGAGTGGGGTGTAACGCATATCGTCTGGGAGAAGGATAGTAATGCTTattcgaaggtgagtgaggtgTCCTTCAACCGAAAGACACCCCGATTCAGCGTTAGGTCAATGTCATGATCAAAGTTCATCTTCTCGGCTGATGCATGAAACTTGTTCTCTGACATAGGTCAGAGATCAGAGAATCAAGGATCTGGCACAAGAATGCGGAGTTCAAGTCATTGACATGCCGGGGAGACATCTTTATGATCCCGATGAAGTAGGCAAAGCGAACGGTGGGAAACCGACAATGACATTACATCAATGGCAGGGTGTGAgttgtcagcttgtgtCATTCCACAACTGCCCAGTACCTTTCCTCCCATCGGCGAGGTACCTTCATCGAGGTCGTAAATGATCGCCGGCTAGCAGTTGGGAGAGTATGACATGCTAATCCCATGTCGGGTCATCAGAtcacgaagaagatgggtcCAATCGCCGAGCCAGGACAACCGCCAGAGCGAATACCAGATCCTGGAAGCAAATCGCTTGGggtggatgatggggaAGCTTGGGGCAGTTATGAAGGCGAGGACCTGAATGCGCATATACGGACCGGTCAGGATACTTGTTTTGGTGAGGATCGTCTCATACCCTCATTTCCACCTTCACTCCATTCGACCAAACAAAGCGAGGCAATACCCAACCAAAGCCTTGTCCTGACCTTCCATTCATCTCATTTCAAATGAGCCTGTCAGACTGATTTGGATATAAACCCTGCCATGCAGAACGCCTCTCCGGACCCTTAGAAGACCCGTTCTCTGTGCCCACAATGGCCCAGCTCGGTTTCCCACCAgctaccaccaccatcagAGGAGGGACCATCGAAGCGCATTTGcgtctcgatctcttcctttccaACCCTACAGCAGTCGCTACATTCTCGAAACCTCACAGTGAGCCGACATCGTTGGAACCGAGTACCACTTTGCTCAGTCCGTATATAAAGTTTGGATGTGTCGGCGTGAGGGAGATATGGTGGGGATGTCAGAGGGTGATAGAGGCttggagaaagaaaggTGGGAAAGGGGAAACGAAAGAGCCTGAGAACATGTTTGGTCAGGTGAGCGAACGTCCATTGATTCTCCCATCTGGTCGAGGATCTGGTCGTACAAGCCCTCTTCTGGACGGGGCAGATACCCGGGAGTGGGAGACGACTCGTACGGGTTGACCCGAGCTTGGCTGACGTACCCTTCAGCTCGAGTTCAGAGACATGTACGCCTGTGCCGAAGCTTGTACTCCGCATTTCGAGCGAATACGAGGCAATCACGTTTGTCGATATATCGATTGGGCCTTGTCGAATCAGTACGACTCGACGGGCCACGAAATCTCCCCAAGGCCTCGATCCGATAACGAAGAAGCCGAAGAGAGGTTCGAGGCGTGGCGGGAAGGGAAAACGGGATTCCCATGGATTGATGCGTGTATGAGACAGCTGAAGTCGGAAGGATGGATACATCATTTGGCGCGACATAGCGTTGCATGTTTTCTGACAAGAGGACAATGCTATATATCATGGGAGAGGGGGATGGAGGTctttgatggtgagtggccGTTCCAGTCAGCACGTCAGGTGCTTGAAAGACTACACTGCGACCCTTTGGACTAAGAATCGCTGATCAGGCCTGTCCTTACTCAGAATGGCTAATAGATTGGGATCCAGCTTCAAATGTAAGTCCTTCAGTCTTGCTTGTAGGCTCGAGCTAATGGAGAATATGACTGTCAGCCTGGCAACTGGATGTGGCTCAGCTGCTCGGCTTTCTTCTCGCAGTATTGTGAGTGATATTCTGATGGTTCAGTCATCCTCCGAACCTTACTGAATGACGGCATTGGCTAGTCCGCGTATATGGGCTCGTCTCGTGGCCGCAGAGAACCGACAAGACTGGTGCTCTGGTGCGCAAGTACTGTGAGTGTAGGGACTTTCACCAGGGTGGGGTACGAGAGACTAATTATTTTGTGATAGGTCCCGAGCTGAAAGATTTTCCAGACAAGGTGGGCCACACTGTCACCTTCTCATTCCGAATGTGTGCTGAGGTTTTTGTTCATCTGAAGTACATCTACGcacctcatctcgctcctcaAGCTGTCCAGGAAAAAGCAAATTGTATAATCGGTACCGATTATCCTCTTCCGATGCTCGACGAACAAGCCTGCAAAGATCTATGCATCGCACGAATCAAGAACGCCTACACACTAGCACTGCACGGCGATGCTCCCGAAGTGTTGGACGGAAGTGCTGAACCGAGATTGAAGGCTTTAcatgaggaaggaggggcgtcgaaggagaagtcgggagaagagaggggagaggaacggagggagaaaaggaggaagaggaatggaaACGAGAGTCTAGATGGGTTCTTTaagaagcagaagacgTAGATGGTAGCGCAGTTGGCTAAAGCATGTTATAGACGGGCCATTATGTTGTATTAAGTCATCGGGATCTTGTAATGGATAGTCGTGAAAAGGAAAGCAGTTAAGGTACCTCCTGTGATACTGAACTCGCCAGCCTGTTGACACTATGTTGTTTTCGCTCGAATGACTGTAAGCTACACGAAGTGACGGTCGTGAAGAGTGTCACACAAGCAACGGCGAGAAGACAAGCCGCCGTCCCTTACCTATCATGGATGAGAGCTTCTGAGCACAGCAGGATCAACTGAAACACATAGCGTAGTGAAGTCTGACGACTTCGTTTTGGTTAATTGGCAAGAAACGACTCCTTGACAAGACATCGCCTCGATCGCGGCAGAGGGGAGAAAGGATGTAAAGGTACGGTAACTAAACAAGTAAGACATCTTTATCGAGGGATGGTCAAGAACTGTCAACGGAAAAAGGTTTTCTTTCCTTGAGTCACAGAGTCCGAGTCACCTGATGGCAAACCCTCTGTAGAAGCCCATCCACATGAAACCGAATTTCCTTTATGACTATGGTTTGAGGAGAAAAGGACGCTAGAGAATTTTCCTCGCGATTTTCCCCCGttgagggaggaagaacagaTCTTTGGCACAGACCATTCGTCATACACGGCGGAAGCATGGTGGACATGTCGGTGTTGAGAGCACTCCAGACGGATGGGACGAAAAGAAGTTTGGGATCGAGACATCGGAGGAAATCAATATCGAAGTTGTGAGCTTTTTTTGGAAAGCCTTTCAAGACCAGGTCCGAGGCGGAGAAAGTCACCGAGAGAGATTGGGACAAGCAGCAATCCGTGGAAGGCTCTGAACAGGGAGGAGGGTTAACTTGGGGAAGACCGATCTGGCGCAGTGAGAAGACGACTTCGGACGTGGAACCAGAGACGTTTCAGTATGACGTCGACGTCAACCTCCGATTGTCGCCCACCCCAGTAATCACCAGTTGATACGCGAGCGAGAGCAATCAGCAAATGTCTTCCACACAAGCGGGCCACTCAGGAGCTGGTAGCTCGTTAGATCAAGACTGTCACGGCTCGTAGACACAGGAGAACGGCGGAGGGCGAGACTGTGGATGATAACATAGATAAGGTCCGTTGAGAATTACGCATTTGTCACTGCGGTTTACGAGTGAGCTTGTGGCTCTGCGCAGGTGATGTGGTGACCCATACACTTGAACGTGCTCTTTACGGATCATGCGATCGCCCCGAGCGCAGTTGTTGTTTCCTCGCTTTCGAGCCAAGTCACGGCCGTGGGACATTCCCTATCTCAACATGTTGGCGAGGAGTTTTAAAGACTCTGGAGAGTTGTGTGCGTGCAGGACAAGGCGTATTTCGACAAGGACCCGCCAGACATGAAAAGTAGCAGTAGAGGAAACCATGGGGTCccagaaggagagaagcgaATGTTTAGCAAACCCGCCAATCGCGATTATTTGTAGATCATGACgcagaaagaggaagtACATGTGATCATCTAcccctctcatccttgtcgCTGATGAGATGTCAGCCTGGGATCAGAAATTCAAGAGTCGTGCATTCGTACTCACCTGCTTATGTTTCGGGTTCTTGGAGCAGATGACATATATTCTCCCTTTCCTAAGTTGTCCACTCGGGCATCAGTCCACGTTTGTTCCGAGCATAACGTATGTGAATGAACCCCGCAGACCCCATCTGACCCCATCTGACCCCATTCGCGAGCCCGGAGATAGAGGAAGAACTCACCGTCTGACGACCGAGCAACCATCACAGAACCTCTTCACACTGCTCCTCACTTTCATTCCCCTCACTTGCATAGCCATCGGTTGCGTTGATCGAGGTGCGAGACGTGGTCGTGAGAGTTGTGACAGCAGTTGTCGAGCGATGGATGGTCTTGAGAAGACCGATGTGGACGAGGGTgaacgaggaggacatgATGAGCAGTATCGGGGTGTTGATGGACCAGCCAGgggagatgtggagaagacCCTCGGCAGTCGTCGTATCAGAGCTTGGAACATGCTGTGGATGGTGCTGTTGATGGTTGTTGTGAATTATTGCGAAGGTACAAGTGCTATGATGTTGTAACTTCCATAACGACCAGTCTCGAGGTTTAACTGACTACCTTACTAGAGCGAGAGATGCCACGTTCGGTAATTCGGGGTTATGACTCAGCCTCATTGGACCCTGAATCTGAAAAGTGTCCCCCTTGTGCTGTGTTTTTCCCAGACGGGTTGAAATGTGCTTCTTCTACCTTTTCCCCCGTTtttttcctcctcctcccgttcgtcctccaccttcttcagcCTCCACTCAACCAGTTCACTCTTCTcgcctctcctcttcaccgtcgtccatcttcagTCGTAGGTACAAGGtcacatcacatcacagCGAACAATCATCATATCTGATCCCTTCCAGCTGCTCGATCGAGTCGCGCGTCTCTCACAACACTCTCAAGTCAACGTCAAGTCTCGATCGAGATTCGTAATTCACCAAAGACTTGAACGAAATCAATAGCTTcccccctccacctccaccactcgCTTTCACCCCGTCTCTCGAAGCGAaacatccacctccaccgcaTACATTCGATCTTTGCTCGACCTCTCCAGGTCGCTCAGACGTCTccgaaggaaggaagagaaacaCATAGATACAATGCCTGCAAGGAGGCAGAGCGGCGTCGGAGATGCCCTCGGTGTCATCGTCGGCACACCCAATGAAGGGAGGAGCGGGAGAGGTAAAGAGggaaaagagaaggagtCGTTCGGCTGTCCCTTTCCCGGATGTggacaggtgagtgcggttGTCAGTGGAAGGGCGAAGACCATAGCTGAAACTCGTTTATGTGCCAGCTCTATAGTAGAATGGAGTATTTGAAACGACACCAACGTAAACGTGCGTATAATGTCCTAATTCGTCGCGTTCCTTGTACACTTGTCACGGCTATAGCTCTATTTCGTTCATCATTGAAAGCTGACCTGTCTTCCTTGGCTTGCAGACAAGGACGATAGGCCTTTCCAGTGCAAAGACTGTACCAAAGCATTCgctcgaaggtgagtcaagcgACCATACCCTTCCTTTGTACCTCTGCTGACAAAGCATCTGCCATCTCAGCGACGTCCTacttcgtcatcgtcgtcgatgcCACcccactcctcctccaaatGACAGGAACTCCCATTCGCCCCCGGCACCACACCGAAACTATCCCGGTGTTCCTATATCTTCTTCCCGTACTGATGCAAGAGACGCGTCGCCTTCGCAACAACGAAGTCGCAAACACCCTCGACAGAGTAGTGGCGACGATGAACACGACTCTTCCCGTCCTCGAAACGATCCTCGAATTGACCCCTCCCTTGAGGATGactttgacgacgatgatgacgaccgATATCCCGAAAGCAGTCGTTTCGGGAGACACAATGGTATGGGAAACGGCGGTGTCTATTCCGCCGAGAACAACTTTTACGGTTCAAGCTCGTCAACGTCAGACAACCCGAATTACACTCCTCACCTACTCCCCATGTTCCAGCAGAATTCACAATTTCACAGTCTGAATGATCCAAATCACCTCGAAGACGCTTCGGTCCTGCTGTCAATGGCATATCCCGGCGGAGTTCCTTCCGGCGAGAATAATGACCCAAACCGTGATCTTCCGGAGTGGGCAAGTAATCCGACCATCAacatgatgatggaagCTGCAGTCGCTGCCAACCGCGAACAAGAAGCAGCTGCTACTCG is a genomic window of Kwoniella newhampshirensis strain CBS 13917 chromosome 13, whole genome shotgun sequence containing:
- a CDS encoding mitochondrial 54S ribosomal protein bL36m — encoded protein: MFQALIRRLPRVFSTSPLAGPSTPRYCSSCPPRSPSSTSVFSRPSIARQLLSQLSRPRLAPRSTQPMAMQVRGMKVRSSVKRFCDGCSVVRRKGRIYVICSKNPKHKQRQG